A segment of the Actinomycetota bacterium genome:
ACATTTCGACCTGCTGCGCCAATTGGGCTGTGCCCGAGTAGGTAGCGTTGTTGGTTTGCACGACAATCACCTGGGCGCCTTCGATGACAACATCTCGCACGATTGAGTCGTAGGCAATTTCGAAGCAGATGACGTCACCCACCGTGGTGCCTGCGATTTCCAGTATTCCTGGAGTGTCACCCGCAATGAAGTCACGTGGCACGAGTCGAAATCGATCAAGGAGACTCCCAAGAAGCGGGCGGAAAGGGATGAACTCGCCAAACGGCACGGGATGTCGCTTTACGTATCTCGCGCCTGGACCGGTTTCTGGGTCCCAAACGATTCCAGAATTTGCTACACGTGATGGGTCATTGGGCGCATCGACAACAGCGCCGACGAGAATTGGCGCTCCGACTGTGCGAACTGCTTCGTCGATCTGGCGTCTGGCCAAGAGATCGCTAAACGGATCGATGTCCGTGGAGTTTTCCGGCCATACGACAAAGTCAATCTCAGGGCGCGAGCGCAACGCGGCGCGGGTCAATTGCGCGTGATTTGCCAGGACGGCCCGTTTTTCGCCCATTGCTGACAGGCCGATACCTGGCACGCCGCCCTGTACGACTGCAATAGTGACCTGACCTTCGGTGCCAACAGCATTGATGGCGACATAGCCGACTGAAAATAGTGCGGACAGCGACACTGTGCCGATGGCGACAACCATTGTGGGCGCCTTAGATGGTCTACTGCGTCTGTCCAGGAGCAGGTAGACAACGGCGCAGCCGACCAAAGCCAAGGCGTAGGCAACGCCGGCCGGACCAACGATTGAGTTCAAGGGCAACAGTGGGCCTCCGGCTTGTGAGAAGGCCAACCGGCCCCATGGGAATCCACCCAGTGGTATGGCTCCGCGGATGGCCTCACTGGCGACCCACAATGCGGGAACAACGACTGGCCACCAGGCAAACCTTTGAGCAAATGATTGGGCGACGAATAGACCTATCCACCATGCACTGCAGATGGCAGTGAGTGAAATCCAGGCATCAATGCCGACCACACTCATCCATGAGAGGAGGGGGCCGAAGAACGCCGCTCCTGCAATTGCTCCGTAGGCCGCGGCCCATTGAGGTTGGACCTTGCGAGTAGAGAGAATGCAAAGCAAGATCGCGATTGGAGCGATCCACCACCAGGCAAGTGGTGGAAACGCACATGCCATCGCTAAGCCCCCGCCCAAAGCGGCGAGAGGGCGCCATAGCAAAAGTGCGAGGCGTGGGTTCACCGGACGTTTGCGAGTCTTGGCGATCTCAGGTCGATTGTCGTGGCGCAGAATAGGTCAGTCCAACGAATCTGTCGACACCGAGGAATTTCGCCAGTGTCTGAGCACGAAGGCACACGCGAGGGCGAGCATGGACGACAACTACTCAACTGTGCCATTGTCTCTGGTTTCACCATTCTTCCTCGGATGCATCTGGCGAGTGCGCCTGGCCGGCGGATTCCAGGGCCTGCTCGACAAGGTCAAGGTCCTCAGCAAGCACGCCGATGTCCTTATCCTCGAAAGTGGAGGTGCGCATGATTCCGGCAAGTTGGATGAGCGAAACGCCATCCTTCTGAACGACCTTCACCCATACCCGTCGGCGACGAATGAACAGGGACATCGTCAGGCCCAACATCGCCGTCACTGCCGAGAATAACGCGATTTCCTTGCCCGGATCGAAGGCGATTTGGAAGGAGGCCCAGCGCTCGTAGCCTTCGAAGCTCACGGCGCCTGAGCCATCCGGCAGTTCCCACGTTTGGCCAAGCTTCAGTTGCTTCAGGCCTATTTGCTTCATCTGGTCCTTCACGAGCCGGTAGACGCTCTGGGGCGCTCCAGAGTCCAGACCGAGTTCGCCCTTCCAAGCCGACATGAACAGGGCAGGATCGTCAGGAGCTGGAAAGCTTGAGTACGGCCCCCGGACTGCATCCAAAGCCGCAGTCGGAAGGAACAAACCTTGGATCCCAAGTTGTGGCGTGGAGTCTGGGATTTTCACGACGCCGGTGGATGTGAAGGCTCCATCTTGCGGCAGAAATGGCACGGCGTCGTTAAACACGGTGGCGCCTGTTCGGTCGATCACTTTGATGACTGGTGCGTATCCGTGGCCTACGAGAAACACCTTGGCCCTGTTGATCTCCAGCGGTTCGTTGACCTCTATCAAAGTTTTCTGAAGTGGCTCCGATGGGGCTGTCTGAAAGGAAATATCGGCCTCGAATGCCCTCGGAGAGCCCCGTTCGACTTCGCCTCGCTCGAAGTCTGCTGTGAACTTCTCAAGAGTGAACAAGAAGGGCGGCAGGTTTTCGGCATTGACAAAACGACCGCCTCCCCACGCGTCGTATTGAGTCAGCGTGTTGGAGAAGCCGGAACCTTCGCGGACGATGACGTTGCCCTTCCAGCCGAAGAGCCCACTGAGCCCAATCGAGACCAGTAGGACCAGTAGTGAGAGATGAAAGATGAGGTTGCCGGTTTCGCGGAGGTAGCCCTTTTCTGCGGATACCCAACGGGGTTCGTCTTGGGGTCCTGTAACCACGCGCCAGCGTCCTGCGCGCAGCGCCGCTTCGATGGTCTGCAGCACGTCAGCCGTCGATGCGGTCGCTTCGAGCGTTCGCGTCCCTGAAAGCCGTTGCAGCATGCGAGGGGCAGGTGGGGGCGCGCTGCGCATCGCGCGGAAGTGCATGCCGACACGAGGGATGACGCACCCAATGAGCGACAAGAATAGAAGCAAGTAGACCGCGGAGAACCACGGCGAGGAATAGACATCGAAGAAGCCAAGTCGATCCAGAATCGGACCCCATGTCGGATTTTCGGATATGAAGGCCCGGACTTTGATCGGGTCGATGCCTCGCTGAGGCAATAGGGAACCGGGAACACTTGCCAAAGCGAGGAGGAACAGCAGGATCAACGCCGTCTTCATGCTGGTGAGTTGCCGCCAAGCCCAGCGCAGCAGCCCCGCATTGCTTATTGGTGGAAGCGCAGAGCGATTCATTCGCTAGACGCAGTTCCGTCGTACC
Coding sequences within it:
- a CDS encoding cytochrome c biogenesis protein ResB, whose translation is MNRSALPPISNAGLLRWAWRQLTSMKTALILLFLLALASVPGSLLPQRGIDPIKVRAFISENPTWGPILDRLGFFDVYSSPWFSAVYLLLFLSLIGCVIPRVGMHFRAMRSAPPPAPRMLQRLSGTRTLEATASTADVLQTIEAALRAGRWRVVTGPQDEPRWVSAEKGYLRETGNLIFHLSLLVLLVSIGLSGLFGWKGNVIVREGSGFSNTLTQYDAWGGGRFVNAENLPPFLFTLEKFTADFERGEVERGSPRAFEADISFQTAPSEPLQKTLIEVNEPLEINRAKVFLVGHGYAPVIKVIDRTGATVFNDAVPFLPQDGAFTSTGVVKIPDSTPQLGIQGLFLPTAALDAVRGPYSSFPAPDDPALFMSAWKGELGLDSGAPQSVYRLVKDQMKQIGLKQLKLGQTWELPDGSGAVSFEGYERWASFQIAFDPGKEIALFSAVTAMLGLTMSLFIRRRRVWVKVVQKDGVSLIQLAGIMRTSTFEDKDIGVLAEDLDLVEQALESAGQAHSPDASEEEW
- the lnt gene encoding apolipoprotein N-acyltransferase → MACAFPPLAWWWIAPIAILLCILSTRKVQPQWAAAYGAIAGAAFFGPLLSWMSVVGIDAWISLTAICSAWWIGLFVAQSFAQRFAWWPVVVPALWVASEAIRGAIPLGGFPWGRLAFSQAGGPLLPLNSIVGPAGVAYALALVGCAVVYLLLDRRSRPSKAPTMVVAIGTVSLSALFSVGYVAINAVGTEGQVTIAVVQGGVPGIGLSAMGEKRAVLANHAQLTRAALRSRPEIDFVVWPENSTDIDPFSDLLARRQIDEAVRTVGAPILVGAVVDAPNDPSRVANSGIVWDPETGPGARYVKRHPVPFGEFIPFRPLLGSLLDRFRLVPRDFIAGDTPGILEIAGTTVGDVICFEIAYDSIVRDVVIEGAQVIVVQTNNATYSGTAQLAQQVEMSQVRAVEHGRSVVVAATSGISAVINPNGSIRSSIAANESGVIVERIALSNQQTVATAWAPRIEWLLVGIAVAPLACVGLSRLRQQRSRT